TCGCGGTGGAAGCGCTGGTATACGCCATCGCCGGGCAAGTCGACCAGGGCGCGGCTGCCCCGGCCGAAGCCTACCTGGCCTGCAAGACCGCCGCCACCGAGGCGCTCGGCAGCGCCGCCGACCAACTGGTGCAGATGCTGGGCGGGCGCGGCTACATCGAGACCAACGCGGCGCCGCAGATCCTGCGCGACGCGCGCGTGCTGCGCATCCTGGAAGGCCCGACCGAGACCCTGTACGCGCACCTGGGCGCCTCGGCTTCGCATGCGGGCGGGCCGGTGGAAAGCTACCTGGGCGAGACGCTCGGACGCCCGGCGCTGGCCGCCGAACTGGGCGCCGCCATCGCGCGCGTGCGCGCCGCCGCGGACGGCGGCGCGCGCCTGTTCCCGACCCAGGCCGCGCTCGGCCAGTGGCTCGACTACCGCCTGGGCGAGCTGACCGCGCGCGCCTTCTTGCTGGCGGCCGCCGAACGCAAGCAGCTCGACGGGCCGTGCGACCAGCAGGCCGCCAGCGACGCCGTGGCCTGGGCGCGCCGCCGCTTCAGCGCGCTGGCCCAGGAACTGGTGGCGGAAATGGCCGCCAACCGTCCGCACAACGCCGCCGACGCGCTGCTGGCCATGGTCGACGGCTATGCCGCCGCCATCGGCGACATCGACCAGCGCCTGCCGGGCGAAACCCAGTTCATGGACCCGCTGCTGCGGCGCGACGGCGGCGCCGCGCGCCATGCGGCCCAGCACCTGCCGCGCCAGGCGCAGCAGCAGGGCCAAGCCGACGGCACGGCCGGCGTGGAAGACAGCGTGGCAAACGATGCCGGCGGTGGCGGCGCACCGGATGCCGCGGCAGCGGGCGCTTCCGCCGCCACGCGCGCCGTGGTGCACGAGTGCGTGATGCGCTGGCTGCGTTCGGAAGCGCGGCGCGACGTGGTGCAGCTCGACGACGACACGCCGTTCACCACGCTCGGCATGGACTCGCTGGCCACCGCCACCATCGCGGTCGACCTCGAGCAGCAGCTGGGCATGGCGATCCTGCCGGAACTGCTGTTCGACTACCAGAGCGTGGAACTGCTGGCCGCCTTTATCGACAGCCAGCGCGCGCGCCCGTAAGCCGCCATGGCAGACGGCAGTCGCGCAGGGACAGGGCAAAGCGCAGGGCAAGGCCCAGGCATCCTGGACCGCATCGGGCGCATCGTGCCGGCGCGGCTGCAGGCCCGGCCGCGCCAGCGCCGCGCGGCGCGCGACCTGGCGCTGCTGGCCGGCCTGACGGCGCTCAGCGCGCCGCTGCTGGCGCTGCTGTACCACCTGCTCGGCTTCGACGCCGCCGGCGCGGTGGTGCTGGGCGGCGGCGCCGCGATGGTGGCGGCGCCGTTCGCCCTGCGCGCCGGCCTGCCGCTGCCCCTGGCGCGCGACCAGTTCGTCGGCGCGCTGTACCTGCTGAAAGTCTGGCTGGCGCTGCACCTGGGCGGCATCGGCGCGCCGACCGTGTCCTGGTTCGCGCTGTGCCCGATGGTGGCGCTGCTGCTCGGCGGCGTGCGCGCCGGCCTGGCGTGGGGCGCCATCGTGGTGCCGACGCTGGCGGTGCTGTTCGCCGCCGGCCGCCATGCCGGCGTCCTGCCCCTGCATCCGATCGACGATGCAGGGCTGCTGCAGCTGGCCGGCGCGCTCGGCCTGGTGGTGCTGGCGTCGATCGTCGTGGCGCTGGCGTGCGCCGGCGGCGGCGTGCACGCCGACGATTGATCGGCGGCCGCCTGCGCGGCAAGTTCAACGCATCGAATGCAGGCCGATCATGTTGCCCTCGGTATCGTTCACGAGGGCGATATGGCCGTATTTCCCTATCGAAAACTTGTCCTTGACCACCTTGCCGCCGGCGCCGGCCACCCTGCCCGCCTGCTCGGCGCAATCCTCGCAGCCGAAATACACCAGCACGCTGTTGGCGCCCGGTTCGAAGCCCGGCATGCGCACCAGCGCGCCGGCCGCGCCGGCGCCGTTCGATTGCATCGGGAAGGTCCACATCTCGATATCGGGCGCATCCAGCGCTTCCAGTTGCGCCGGCAGCACGGTTTCATAAAAGGCGCGGGCGCGCGCCATGTCCTGCACGTAGATCTCGAACCAGACGACCGGGTTGTTCATGGGGGATCCTCGCAAAAAGTGGCGGAAGCCGCGACGCGGCCACGGCGAACGGTGCACCTCGTGATGCAGCGCTACTTTAGGCGATAGATCAAAGCGGAGTTTGCGTTTGCTCAATACCAAATGCGTCGTCCCCGCGAAGGCGGGGACCCATACTGAGCAAAAGAATTTGGTACCCAGAAGCAACCAGAATGCTTCAAAAACACCAACTTGGGACACTCAGCATGGGTCCCCGCCTTCGCGGGGACGACGGTCTTTAGGCCATCAATACTATCTTGGACACTAGTGCGCCTTCGCGGGGAGTCGTTTCAGGCAATGCCTGGAACGACGCCCAGTGTTTTCGACTCGCCTGAACAAGGTCAGAGTACCGGACTCAAGCCGCCTGCTGCAGGCTCGGATAATCCGTATAGCCTTCCTCGCCGAAGGTATAGAAGGTCTGCGGATTCGGCGTATTCAGCGGCGCGTTGCGCGCCAGGCGCTGCACCAGGTCCGGGTTGGCGATGTACAGCCGGCCGAAGGCGACCGCGTCGGCCGCGCCCGATTCCACCGCCGCCAATGCCATCTCGCGGTCATAGCCGTTGTTGGCGATGTAGGTACCCTTGAAGGCCGTGCGCGCCCAGGCGAAGTCGAAGCCGGGCACGTCGCGCGCGCCGCCGGTTTCGCCCTCGACGAAGTGGATGAAGGCGATGCCGCGCGCGTTCAGCTGCTCGACCAGGTAGCCGAACACCGCCTGCGGGTCGCTGTCGCGGATGTCGTTCGACGGCGTCACTGGCGACAGGCGGATGCCGACCCGGCCGGCGCCGATCTCGGCCGCCACCGCATCCACCACCTCGAGCGCGAAGCGGGCGCGGTTCTCGACCGAGCCGCCGTAATTGTCGGTGCGCTGGTTGGCGCCGTCGCGCAGGAACTGGTCGACCAGGTAGCCGTTGGCGCCATGGATCTCGACGCCGTCGAAGCCGGCGCGGATGGCATTGGCGGCGCCGCGGCGGAACTCGTCGACCACCTGGCGGATGTCATCGAGGCTCAGTTCGCGCGGGGTGGGCGCGTCCAGCTTGCCCTTGTGGGTGTAGGCGAGCGTTTCCGGACGCAGCGCCGACGGGCCGATCGGCTGCGCGCCGCCGGTCAGTTCCGGGTGGGTGATGCGGCCGACGTGCCAGATCTGCGCCACGATCTTCGAGCCGGCTGCATGCACGGCGGCGGTGATCGGCTTCCAGCCTTCGACCTGCGCGTCCGAGTAGATGCCCGGCGTCGCCATGTAGCCCTTGCCGAGCGGCGAGACCTGCGTGCCTTCGCTGATGATCAGGCCGGCATTGCTGCGCTGGCGGTAGTACTCGACGTTCATCGGGCTGCCCGGGACGTCGCCGGCGGCTTCGTCGGCGCGGCTGCGGGTGAGCGGCGCCATCACGACGCGGTTGGCGACGTCGATGTCGCCGATGCGGGTCGGCTGGAACAGCAGGGGCTGGGCATGGTTCGAAACATCGGTCATGGTAAAACCTTTCTGGAAATGTGAAGGGGCCGCGTCGGTCGCTGTCGCGACGTAGCGGCCCCGTGCAATGAAGCCATTATGCCCATTCCCGGCCGGATGGAATAGGCGGCGCCGGTGATATGATTTATTCCTGACAGGACTGAATCGAAGGAGCCGCCATGGACCGCCTGCGCTTGATGGAAACCTTTTGCCGGGTCGTGGAAAGCGGCAGCTTCTCGGCGGTGGCGCGCGAGGAAATGACCACCCAGTCGGCCATCAGCAAGCAGGTGCAGGCGCTGGAGAACCAGCTCGGCGCCAGGCTGCTGGTGCGCTCGACGCGCAGCCATTCGCTGACCGAGGCCGGCCAGCTGTACTACGAGCGCTGCCGGCAGGTGCTCGACACGCTGGAAGAAGCGCGCATCGAAGTGCGGCGCGCCGAGCACGACATCTCGGGCCTGCTGCGGGTGTCGGCGCCGGCGGCGTTCGGGCGCCAGCACATCGTGCCGCGCCTGCAGGGTTTCTACGACCGCTATCCGAACATCCGCATCGACCTGGTGCTCGACGACAGCTTCGTCGACCTGGTCGCGGCCGGCGTCGACGTCGCCTTCCGGGTCGGCGAACTGAAGGACAGCCGCCTGGTGGCGCGCCGCATCGGCACCGCCCACCGCGCCGCGCTGGCCGCGCCCGCCTACCTGGCGCGCCATGGCGAGCCGCAGCATCCGAGCGAGCTGCAGGGGCACCAGTGCGTCCTGTACACGGGTCTCTCGAGCATCAACGAATGGGTGTTCATGGACCAGGACGGCGCGCCGCTGACGGTCAAGGTCGACGGCCGCTTCCTTTCCAACAGTTCGGAAGCGACGCGCCAGGCCGTGTGCGAGGGCCTGGGCATCAGCTACTCGACCCTGTGGGTGTACGGGCCGGACATCCGCGCCGGCCGCGTCAAGCCGATCCTGACGCGTTATAAACTCCCGCCGCTGCCGCTGAACGTGGTGTTCCAGCCGGCGCGGCGGCCGTCGCTGAAGGTCAACCGCTTCGTGGCGTATTTTGCCGACGCCTTCGGGCAGGATGCCGATATCGCGGCGATGCTGGATCAGGACGCGGCCGGATGATGGTCGCCGCTGCCCCGCCGGGCGTTGTAGGATGACGGCAAATCAACAACCGATTCCCGCCATGACTTCTTGCTCCTTGCACCCGGCACGGCTGCTCGCCGGCTTCCTGCTGTCGCTAAGCGTCGCCGGCGCCGCCCTTGCCGCCGCTGCCGTGCCGGCAACCCCCGCCGTCACGCCCATCGCCAGCCTCGACGTGCCGCGCTACATGGGCACCTGGTATGAGATCGCCAAGTACCCGAACCGCTTCCAGAAAGACTGCGCCAGCGACACCAGCGCCACCTACAGCCTGCAGCCGGACAGGACGGTGGAGGTGCTGAACCGCTGCCGCCGCGCCGACGGCCGGCTCGACACCGCGGTCGGCAGCGCGCGCCAGAGCGGCGCGCCCGATTCGCCCAAGCTGAAAGTGCGCTTCGCACCGCGCTGGCTGTCGTTCCTGCCGATGGTGTGGGGCGACTACTGGGTGATCGACCTCGACCCCGCCTACCAGCTGGCGGCGGTGAGCGAGCCCACGCGCGAGTTCCTGTGGATCCTGGCGCGCACGCCGAACGTGCCGAAGCCGGCCTACGATGCCCTGCTGGCGCGGCTGGCGCGCCAGGGTTTCGACGTGTCGAAGATCGCGCCGACCAGGCAGGCCGCCGACCCGGCCCGCTGACCCCTGCGCCGCCGCGTGCCGGCAACGCTGCGCGGCATCGACGCCACAAAGGCTTGCCAAGGCGCGCGGGTTTGAGGATCATCCATATTTCAAATATATAAATTATTTGGATCGTTCCTCATGAGGCGCCTGTCATGATGCATTCCGAGATTGCCAGCAGCCGCACGGCGCAGCGCGCCAGACCGGGCGCGCGGGTCTCGCGCCTGTACGAAGCGATGGACCTGATGCTCGGTTCGGTGGGCGACCCGCTGGCGCTGAAATCGCTGGCGGCGTCGGCCAGCTATTCGTCCTTCCATTTCGACCGCATCTTCCGCGAGCTGACCGGCTTTTCGGCGGTGGATTACCAGCGCAAGCGGCGCCTGCGGCGCGCCGCCCACCTGCTGCGCCACGAGCCGGACGTGGCGATCGTGCGCATCGCCCAGGATTGCGGCTTTCCCTCCAACGCCGCCTTCGCCAAGGCCTTCCGGCAGCAGTTCGCGATGTCGGCCAAGGCCTGGCGCGAAGGCGGCTGGCGCGACTACATGGACCGCCAGGTCGGGCGCGAAAGCGACGTCAGCTTCTTCGTGGCGGAACCGGGCGACCTGCAGGCGCTCCTGGCACCCTACCGGCCGCCGCCGCCCGGCAGCATCGCCGCGCGCATCGCGGTGCGCAGCCTGCCGGCGGCGGCCCTGCGCTACCGGCGCTTCTTCGGACAATCCGGAGCAGCGCTGTCGAGCGCCTGCAATGCCGTCATCCGCCAGCACGAGCAAGAACGCGAGCATGCGCACCAACTCGCACCCGCCGCCGCAGCGGCGGCGCGCGCCTGGTACGGCGTGTTCGACGAAGACCCGGGTTTTACGGGCGCGCGCGAATACTGCTACGACTTCGGCTATGCCGACGGCGGCGGCGGCAGCGACGACCCGGCCCTGGGCCTGCGCCTGCTGCCGGCCGGCAGCTACGCCTGCCTCGACTTCCACGGCGAATGGCCGCGCTTCCGTTCGATGTACGAGGACTGGCTGGACCGGCAGGCGCTGTGGCGCCTGGACAGCACCCGGCCGCACATCCAGCGCGTGGAACGCGGCGCGGACGGCCGCTGGCGCGGCTGGCTGGCGCTGCCGGTCAAGAAGCGCTGACGCCGGCGGCGCGGCTTACCAGGTGAAATCGTC
The genomic region above belongs to Massilia forsythiae and contains:
- a CDS encoding VOC family protein, translating into MNNPVVWFEIYVQDMARARAFYETVLPAQLEALDAPDIEMWTFPMQSNGAGAAGALVRMPGFEPGANSVLVYFGCEDCAEQAGRVAGAGGKVVKDKFSIGKYGHIALVNDTEGNMIGLHSMR
- a CDS encoding alkene reductase; this encodes MTDVSNHAQPLLFQPTRIGDIDVANRVVMAPLTRSRADEAAGDVPGSPMNVEYYRQRSNAGLIISEGTQVSPLGKGYMATPGIYSDAQVEGWKPITAAVHAAGSKIVAQIWHVGRITHPELTGGAQPIGPSALRPETLAYTHKGKLDAPTPRELSLDDIRQVVDEFRRGAANAIRAGFDGVEIHGANGYLVDQFLRDGANQRTDNYGGSVENRARFALEVVDAVAAEIGAGRVGIRLSPVTPSNDIRDSDPQAVFGYLVEQLNARGIAFIHFVEGETGGARDVPGFDFAWARTAFKGTYIANNGYDREMALAAVESGAADAVAFGRLYIANPDLVQRLARNAPLNTPNPQTFYTFGEEGYTDYPSLQQAA
- a CDS encoding LysR family transcriptional regulator, encoding MDRLRLMETFCRVVESGSFSAVAREEMTTQSAISKQVQALENQLGARLLVRSTRSHSLTEAGQLYYERCRQVLDTLEEARIEVRRAEHDISGLLRVSAPAAFGRQHIVPRLQGFYDRYPNIRIDLVLDDSFVDLVAAGVDVAFRVGELKDSRLVARRIGTAHRAALAAPAYLARHGEPQHPSELQGHQCVLYTGLSSINEWVFMDQDGAPLTVKVDGRFLSNSSEATRQAVCEGLGISYSTLWVYGPDIRAGRVKPILTRYKLPPLPLNVVFQPARRPSLKVNRFVAYFADAFGQDADIAAMLDQDAAG
- a CDS encoding lipocalin family protein, which gives rise to MTSCSLHPARLLAGFLLSLSVAGAALAAAAVPATPAVTPIASLDVPRYMGTWYEIAKYPNRFQKDCASDTSATYSLQPDRTVEVLNRCRRADGRLDTAVGSARQSGAPDSPKLKVRFAPRWLSFLPMVWGDYWVIDLDPAYQLAAVSEPTREFLWILARTPNVPKPAYDALLARLARQGFDVSKIAPTRQAADPAR
- a CDS encoding helix-turn-helix domain-containing protein, which codes for MMHSEIASSRTAQRARPGARVSRLYEAMDLMLGSVGDPLALKSLAASASYSSFHFDRIFRELTGFSAVDYQRKRRLRRAAHLLRHEPDVAIVRIAQDCGFPSNAAFAKAFRQQFAMSAKAWREGGWRDYMDRQVGRESDVSFFVAEPGDLQALLAPYRPPPPGSIAARIAVRSLPAAALRYRRFFGQSGAALSSACNAVIRQHEQEREHAHQLAPAAAAAARAWYGVFDEDPGFTGAREYCYDFGYADGGGGSDDPALGLRLLPAGSYACLDFHGEWPRFRSMYEDWLDRQALWRLDSTRPHIQRVERGADGRWRGWLALPVKKR